One region of Danaus plexippus chromosome 16 unlocalized genomic scaffold, MEX_DaPlex mxdp_23, whole genome shotgun sequence genomic DNA includes:
- the LOC116771817 gene encoding uncharacterized protein LOC116771817, producing the protein MSEPLHLMPVETWDEIKKVLHSDFPRCLSGYTFLDNMEGIMKLNLDYGVKVYCPYGNLINGIVALNVKNSFYEVIIQCPNNDTTELEEALKTTKVIDWARKLEVPFAPKNVRDCMERIINERNYTLQYIDITDTFILKRNAMPFDIRLAPELSFKLLTLHYKDTVNNAWPHKYPGSDWYFELLIKANLGYGLFKGDELISWVFIKEMGALGHLYTLEEHRRKGYGELVLKLISNVLLNEGKYVVAFCVKGNENACKLYKKLNFENVQVVYWCNFIGN; encoded by the exons ATGTCTGAACCTCTGCATTTAATGCCAGTCGAAACATGGGACGAAATAAAGAAAGTATTACATTCTGATTTTCCAAGATGTTTATCAGGTTATACATTCCTAGACAATATGGAAGGTATTATGAAACTGAACCTTGATTACGGCGTCAAAGTTTATTGCCCTTACGGAAATTTGATTAATGGAATTGTAGCGCTTAATGTAAAG AATTCCTTTTACGAAGTGATTATCCAATGCCCGAATAATGACACCACAGAACTTGAAGAAGctttgaaaacaacaaaagttATAGACTGGGCGCGAAAACTTGAAGTGCCGTTCGCACCTAAAAATGTACGAGACTGTATGGAAAGAATcataaatgaaagaaattacACATTACAGTACATTGATATTACAGACACGTTTATACTCAAGAGAAACGCAATGCCATTCGATATAAG ACTAGCCCCGGAACTGTCCTTCAAACTTCTTACTTTACATTACAAGGATACGGTTAATAACGCATGGCCGCACAAATACCCGGGATCTGATTGGTATTTtgaattactaataaaagCCAATTTAGGCTACGGCCTGTTTAAAGGAGATGAGCTAATTTCGTGGGTTTTCATTAAAGAAATGGGAGCGCTCGGACATCTCTACACTTTGGAGGAGCATAGAAGGAAAGGTTACGgagaattagttttaaaactcATATCAAATGTATTACTGAATGAGGGGAAATACGTCGTAGCTTTTTGCGTCAAAGGTAATGAGAATGCATGCAAGCTGTATAAAAAACTGAATTTCGAGAACGTCCAAGTCGTTTATTGGTGCAATTTTataggtaattaa
- the LOC133320292 gene encoding uncharacterized protein LOC133320292 yields the protein MSPLCVSSTKCMDFVDGMTFAILRSRTQNEKSRRPFDNGQDFEVKLAVPGKPGNDYPVFHRIPRTSFTCSGKEPGYYADMETNCQVFRVCTFGSTFGYQSFLCPNGTLFNQAVYVCDWWMNVNCTKSKEFYNYKSELLNLRNGPHFMRDIKKMITHPMRNPYDQSFAKDRLIIIQNYQPPNSPFNSISKNYAPKNSSEIISQVKENSTTDVSTATSKPTTYYYSNFNIFPTSNKSFNSVRQQSQKSFPQQKVGINYKQRQFSNSHSGQALPNKTKNVLSYTKRLQNIVKPTQSNQRVQQFLNHHHIPALSSQENRLVINSQQSHPTQNTLSNNHSKVQLNRHILQDKELYSYKHNQARFSKDTRSQVNIESQQNLVSNDSSPTLIRKTLAFREIIKDPKNGTPRSKITFKTWILRPSNSEKLSADPTPYTSNTPKVTIIDDNDSDVISNTSEESEDQTDLDLEPYQYNPPTSSSALTYETTTEIPLTTKTSFSPSEPTKPSFLYLPPTTYKTPILLYNYPTNNIQTRRQYLLPEIIQSPLIELELPKNSKLIATPSIVLEPPDESYEYSFKNSNKLSYLSFIKQPILPTIERTVSIKITMPQKIADFLFKKNVSDNLEILSTENTNSFVLANKMPNKEDSHQYVPIGKLVWNNSSDTSPSQELLFSFLADSISAAQEHKNIAKQENFQPTPTHFTYLNKNGIGSISDKISQMTSEQFSNIKLSSNDQLSRRANPNNLNNDLQTRGYKQIEIDNSVNRHQNKTHQDLINAKQIAGSHLSDTDSNLQSNVEPIYSGQLYQLSVPEVTKQFYNFLSQKKSKYSLNYEGKNNENKYKPSQSEFEMIKSQILSPESNPSKLNQKSIDQRTTAYDFKDNIIIPSDSIAAQIHDNTIGIIAHPLQKDKLINYKKDNIYYIYTHLNDTDINDFKRNNILNRPFISRPNSKLSELIDNIIPSIKYDLETDIKKQTTPNTLQQDTFGIQSQEIGADINYINNHPETRKPFDKSYQGPSSYSAPQGTVGNLEFNKNSIELNDDIEKIDNYEINGYPKLIPTKRFSFR from the exons ATGTCGCCATTATGTGTCTCCTCTACGAAATGTATGGACTTCGTAGATGGAA TGACTTTTGCAATACTCCGGAGTAGAACTCAAAATGAAAAAAGTCGTCGACCTTTTGACAATGGCCAAGACTTTGAAGTAAAGCTTGCCGTACCAGGAAAACCTGGAAATGACTACCCTGTTTTTCATCGAATTCCAAGAACCTCCTTTACTTGTTCAGGAAAAGAACCCG GTTATTATGCCGACATGGAAACAAATTGCCAAGTATTTCGAGTCTGTACATTCGGTTCAACTTTTGGCTACCAATCATTTCTATGTCCCAATGGAACCTTATTCAATCAAGCTGTCTACGTTTGTGATTGGTGGATGAATGTTAATTGTACAAAATCAAAAGaattctataattataaaagtgaattattaaatttaaggaaCGGACCACATTTTATGagggatattaaaaaaatgataacacATCCTATGAGAAATCCTTATGATCAGAGCTTTGCCAAAGatcgtttaattataattcaaaattaccAACCTCCGAATAGCccttttaatagtatttctaAGAATTATGCACCAAAAAACTCCAGCGAAATAATATCtcaagtaaaagaaaatagtaCTACTGATGTCTCAACTGCTACTTCGAAACCTACTACCTACTactattcaaattttaatatttttccaacaagtaacaaaagttttaactCTGTACGACAGCAATCTCAAAAATCATTTCCCCAACAAAAAGTAggaataaattacaaacaacGTCAATTTTCTAACAGTCATTCGGGTCAAGCCttaccaaataaaacaaaaaatgtattaagttaCACAAAACGTTTgcaaaatatagtaaaaccAACTCAGTCAAATCAAAGAGTTCAGCAGTTTTTGAATCATCATCATATCCCAGCTCTTTCAAGTCAAGAAAATAGATTAGTTATTAATAGCCAACAAAGCCATCCGACACAAAATACTTTAAGTAACAACCATTCCAAGGTACAACTAAATCGGCATATATTACAAGACAAAGAATTGTATTCCTACAAACACAATCAAGCACGCTTTTCAAAAGATACTAGGAGTCAGGTCAACATAGAATCACAACAAAACTTGGTGAGTAACGATAGCTCACCTACCCTTATAAGAAAAACTTTAGCGTTTcgagaaataataaaagatccTAAAAACGGAACTCCAAGatctaaaataacatttaaaacttgGATTTTAAGACCCTCCAACAGTGAAAAATTATCCGCGGACCCAACTCCATACACTTCCAATACACCAAAAGTTACCATAATTGACGATAACGATTCAGACGTTATTAGTAATACTTCTGAGGAATCTGAAGATCAGACTGACCTTGATTTAGAACCCTATCAATATAATCCACCAACAAGCTCAAGCGCTCTAACTTATGAAACAACCACTGAAATTCCCTTAACAACTAAAACTAGTTTTAGCCCTTCAGAACCAACAAAAccttcatttttatatctaccTCCAACGACTTATAAGACACCGAtacttttgtataattatccAACAAACAATATTCAAACACGACGTCAGTATTTACTTCCAGAAATAATACAGAGTCCTCTCATAGAACTAG AATTACCCAAAAattctaaactcattgcaacgccatctattgtGTTAGAACCACCTGATGAGAGCtatgaatatagttttaaaaattctaataaattatcttatttatccTTCATAAAACAACCAATTCTTCCTACAATAGAAAGAAcagtttccattaaaattactatgcCCCAAAAAATTGcagactttttatttaaaaaaaatgtttctgatAATTTAGAAATCTTAAGCACAGAAAACACGAATTCCTTTGTGCTGGCTAATAAAATGCCAAACAAAGAAGACTCTCATCAATACGTTCCCATCGGCAAACTTGTTTGGAATAATAGTTCTGATACTTCTCCTTCTCAGGAAttgcttttttcttttttggcAGACTCTATTAGTGCAGCTcaagaacataaaaatattgccaAACAGGAAAATTTTCAGCCAACACCAACACATTTCACatacctaaataaaaatggaatagGATCTATATCtgataaaatatcacaaatgaCATCAGAACAATTTTCAAACATAAAGCTCTCAAGTAACGATCAACTTTCGAGAAGAGCAAacccaaataatttaaacaatgacTTACAAACCAGAGGCTACAAACAGATAGAAATCGATAATTCAGTAAATCGTCACCAGAACAAAACACATCAGGATTTGATTAATGCTAAGCAAATCGCCGGCAGTCATTTGTCTGATACAGATTCAAATTTGCAATCAAATGTGGAACCTATATACAGCGGTCAATTGTACCAACTTTCTGTTCCAGAAGTtacaaaacagttttataattttctatccCAAAAAAAGAGCAAATACAGTTTAAACTATGAAGGGAAgaataacgaaaataaatacaaaccaTCACAATCTGAatttgaaatgataaaatcacaaatattATCGCCCGAATCTAACCCTAGTAAACTAAATCAGAAATCAATAGACCAGAGAACTACAGCTTACGACTTTAAAGACAACATCATTATACCTAGCGACAGTATAGCTGCACAGATACATGACAACACAATAGGAATTATTGCTCATCCATtacaaaaagataaattaataaattataagaaagacAACATCTACTATATTTATACGCATCTAAACGACACTGATATAAACGACTTCAAGAGAAACAACATACTTAACAGGCCCTTCATTTCAAGACCAAACAGTAAACTTTCGGAGctaatagataatataataccGTCAATTAAATATGACCTTGaaactgatattaaaaaacaaactacaCCGAATACATTGCAGCAAGATACATTTGGTATACAGAGCCAAGAGATTGGTGCCGATATCAATTACATAAACAATCATCCCGAAACAAGAAAGCCATTCGATAAATCATACCAGGGCCCCTCATCATACAGTGCACCTCAAGGTACAGTTGGCAAtttggaatttaataaaaactcaatAGAACTCAATGACGATATAGAAAAGATCGATAATTATGAAATCAACGGTTATCCGAAACTCATTCCAACGAAACGATTTTCATTTAGATAA